A single window of Acidimicrobiales bacterium DNA harbors:
- a CDS encoding GNAT family N-acetyltransferase: MPVRYEWRGEVDSGAVEALHAEAFGHEPVDHDWAAQLRDHSLGWVCAYDEDGDGGGGGALVGFVNVAWDGALHAFLIDTAVAERAQRRGIGRELVRVAEEQAAAAGCEWLHVDFDDHLRPFYVGACGFTPTDAGLVALR; encoded by the coding sequence ATGCCGGTGCGGTACGAGTGGCGGGGCGAGGTCGACAGCGGTGCCGTCGAGGCGCTGCACGCCGAGGCGTTCGGGCACGAGCCGGTCGACCACGACTGGGCCGCCCAGCTGCGCGACCACAGCCTCGGCTGGGTGTGCGCCTACGACGAGGACGGCGACGGGGGCGGCGGCGGCGCTCTCGTCGGGTTCGTCAACGTCGCCTGGGACGGGGCGCTGCACGCCTTCCTGATCGACACGGCCGTGGCCGAGCGGGCCCAGCGGCGGGGGATCGGGCGGGAGCTCGTGCGGGTCGCCGAGGAGCAGGCGGCGGCCGCCGGGTGCGAGTGGCTGCACGTCGACTTCGACGACCACCTCCGCCCCTTCTACGTCGGCGCCTGCGGCTTCACGCCGACCGACGCCGGGCTCGTGGCGCTTCGCTGA